The genomic DNA AACCAGTGTGCAGAGTGGGAGGACTGCCAAATTGACCTCGAGGAATACGAATCACGAGGCATTCGGCCGACATCCATTCACAAATCGAAGACCGATCACAAAGCTGCTGTTTTTGCGCTCGCCGGGGGAATCACGAAGAATATGCGGGAAGGGGAGCAGGAAGCAGTCGCCGCAACTGCAGACTGAGAATATCGTCGTATCCTCCGATCGTTGCCAGACCGGTGACTGGCGAGACTCGTCGTCCGATCTTCTATCGTAGCCACTGAGATGGTCTGCTGCACCGAGACTGACTGACAGAAGTCCGCATGAACGTCTGTGCACACCTACTCGCACAGCCCTTGTGCGTGTGCGACCTGTGTTAAACCGTTTCAGTTGTTACTAGCGGTGTATTCTGCTATGTCGTGGGTCGCCGGTAGCTGCTCAGAACTGAGCACGCCAAGAAACAGCGACGTGATGCCGATCGGGAGAACCACAACCGCTATTCGACGAGGTCCTCGAACTCGGGAAGGATCTCGTCGTCGTCTGCTGTCTCCTCGGTGTCGTCGGTTGACTCCGTGTCCGTCGACTCGTCAGTCGCCTCCGTGTCAGTCGTCTCCTCCTCTTCGATGACGTCGACCGCCGTCACCTCGAGTGGGATGTTTTCGAGTCGTTGGCCGATCTCCTTTCGTGCGATCCGTGAGGCGTGTTCCTCACGTTCGACGTTGAAGACGGTCATCTCGAGTTCGAGTGCGACGAGCGCTTCGTCGGCGGCGATAAACGCAGGTGGGAGCTCCTCTCCGGATGGTGAGGTGCGCTCGCCCATGTTGATCTCGACGTAGTTTAGATCAGGGTTCAACATCTCTCCCGTCTTCGAGATAGCGATCCGGATCGCCTCGTCCTCCGTTTCAACGTCGAAGACCGGCACGGCAGCTTCAACGACGACCCTGCAATTCATACCGTGACATTGGATGGCCTACAGTAAGAAGGTTCGCCTCAGACCACTTCACCGATCGTATAGCCGGCCTCTCCTAATCGACGGTGGTCGTTCGATTGACACATCGATGGTGGTTCGAAAGGCAAAAGCTCACACCGCCGAAGGCTCGGACGAATGGAAACGGGGACGATTCTGATCGACGAACTGGCGGGTGGGTTCGATCTATACCGAACGCTCGAGAGCGGCCAGTCGTACCTCTGGCGGCGCTCGGACGGCGAGATGTACGGCGGCACGCCGGCACCTGACGCATGGTATACGACGGTCGTCGGCTCGAACGACACGGGAGACGGCGACGTGATCCGTGTGCGGGCCCGCGACGACCGCCTCGAGTGGGAGTCGACGACCGACGCCGAGCCAACCGTCCGACAGTTGTTACGTCTCGACGACGACCTCGAGGAAATCGTCGCAGCTGGGCCGGACGATCCGCTGCTCCGCGAGGCCTACGAGGCCCACCGTGGGATGCGACTCGTCGCTGATCCGGCCTTCGGCTGTCTCATCTCGTTTATTTGCTCGGCCCAGATGCGCGTCGGACGGATTCACACGATGGTCACGACGCTGGCCCGCGAGTATGGCAGTACGGTCGTTTTTGACGGCGAGACCTATCACGCGTTCCCGACACCCGAACAGCTCGCGACTGCGACCGAGGCCGAACTCCGTGACCTCGGACTGGGCTATCGCGCCCCCTACGTCGTCCGGACGGCAGAAATGGTTGCACACGGAGAGGCTCATCCGGAAGCTGCGCGGGACCTTGAGTACGAGGACGCACGCGAGTACCTGACGCGGTTCGTCGGCGTCGGTGACAAGGTGGCTGACTGCGTCCTGTTGTTTTCGCTTGGCTTCGACGAGGCGGTCCCGCTCGACACCTGGATCAAATCGGCGGTCGAGGAGTACTATCCCGAGTGCGATCGCGGTTCGTACGCCGATACCTCACGGGCGCTTCGCGACCGGCTCGGTGGTGAATACGCCGGCTACACCCAGACGTACGTCTTCCATCATCTCCGAACCGGGGACTGATACGGACGCCTGTCAGGCAATGTCGGCGGGCCCGCGACCGCCATCGGGTGCGCCGAAACCCAGTGACAGCAGCCCGGTATAACCGGCCATCGCCGATCGGCTCGTCCGGAACCGTTTTGCAAATTGACTGTCTATTGTCAGTATGGCCACCGCGTCGGTCGTTACCCTCCTCGCGACCGCGGGATTCGTCGGTATCCTGGGTGTCCTGATCAAGTACGCCGGGATGGTGCAGTTGATCGCGGGCTACGATCCGGATCGCGTCACCGACGAAGAAGGGCTCGCCGCGTTCGTCGGAACGAACGTCCTGTACGTCGCAGCGCTTCTCTTGCTCGTCGCGGTCGTCGAGGCAACGGCCCCCGACAGAGCCGATCCGGTCTGGATCGCGTTCGTCGCCGGTGTTGGACTGCTCACTATCCGCATGATCCGTGGTGCTCGCCGCTACGAAAAAGACGAATAACGCCAGGATGAGGAATCGAGGGCTGTCGGTCCGTGTCAGGACTGTTCGCGCCGCCCTCGTCCTGTGTGATCGTCGCTGTCAGTAGCGGATCTCGAAGTCGTCCTCGCCCTGTGGCTCCTCGTACTCGGCTTCGACGGCGTCGACCTCGGCTGCGGGGCTGCCCTCGTGACACCACTCGATCATCGACTCGACCCTCCTTTTGGAGCCTTCGAAAACTGCCTCGACGCGCCCGTCATCGAGATTTTTCACCCAGCCGTCGACGCCCTTCTCGCGGGCGGTATCGCGAGTATTCGCGCGATAGTAGACTCCCTGGACGGTTCCGGAGACGAACACGTGTGCGCGGGTCCGTTCTGCCATGCGCGAGTCGTCGGCTTCGATCAGCAAAAGTCTGGGTCCATTCGAGCGCGGTCGGGACGCCGTGGCGATCAGAACTCGGTGCCGCGTCGCGCTCGCTGTCCGTCGTCGATGGGATGTTTCACCTTCCGCACGTTCGTGATCAGGTCCGCGCGCTCCGCGAGATACGAGGGCTCGGTGTGGCTGCCCGACAGCACCAGTTCGAGACTGTCCGGCTTCGCGTCGATGAGTCCGTGAACGTCGTCCTCGGAGAGGAGCCCGCGATCCGCAGCGTAGAGCACCTCATCGAGGATCAGCATGTGCATCCCCGCCTCCGGCTCCGCGTCGAGGGCGATCGGCTCCTCGAGGGCGGCCTCGTCGGCTGCCTCGAGCAATTCGTGCGCGCGCTCGAGGCCGGCTTGGGCTTCGGCCTCGTGGTCGGCCTCGTCGCTGCCGTCGGCCATCCCGTGCCAGCCGTAGTGGCCGAGGTTTTCGTAGCTAATCCCGGGAAGGGCGGCGATCGCGTTGTACTCGCCACGGACCGCGTCGACGCTCGAGGCACCGCCTTTCATGAACTGGAGCATGTGGACGCGGTAGCCGTGGCCGGCGGCGCGCACGCCCATGCCGAGCGTCGCGGTCGTCTTCCCCTTGCCGTCACCCCACCACACTTGGACGAGGCCGAATTCCTCTGGTGCGGCTGGTTCGATCCGCTCGGCTTCTGGTGTCCGTCCCTGTCCTGGCGTGTGCTCGATCGGTGCGTCAGCGTCGGCTGTCCGGTCGTCGCTCATACCCGGTCGATCGAACCGGGCAGCTATGTAGTTGGCCACTCGGGATCTGCTGGAGCGATGACACGGCGAACCAAACGCGTCTTTAGCGCTGGCTGCAAATGACCCGTCAGCAATGACTCTCGAGGCTTCTGCCCCCGACGAAACAGCCTGTCTCGAGCGTGTCGTTACCGCACTGGACGATACCGGCTGCCGAGAGATCATCGCGGTTCTCGAGACACCGAAAACCGTCCCTGAGATCGCAGCGGCGGCAGAGCTCCCGCTGTCGACGACCTACCGGAAACTCGATCGGCTGACCGACGCCGGCCTCGCCAGCGAAACCGTCGGCGTTCGGCAGGGTCGTCATCACAAGTCGCGATACGTAGTCGATTTCGATCGAATCACGATCGGTCTCGACGACGAGGGGACGTTTCGCATCGACGTCGACCGCTCGAGCGATCAATTGCTGGGCAGCTGGCCGAACGCCGGCCGGACGTTGTGAACGCGTCGGCCACCGAGCAAGCTCTCACTTGCTCGAGGCGCTGCTGATGGCCTCGATCAGGTGTTTTCGTCGTCGGGCGACTGCGCCTCGAGCGAGTCGAGAGCGATGAAGGCGGCCTCGAGATCGGGTTCCGTGACGATCTGGGCGCCGAAGAGGATCACGTACGGGGCGTCCGACGGAATTTGGTCTTCGGAAACCTCCGACTGGGGGCCACCTGGGAACACGGGGCCGAGGCCGCCATCCTGTGTCGCGTTTCCGTTCGATGTCTCGTTTCCGTCCGCTGTCGTGTTGCCGTCCGGCATGTCGAACTCCGATTCGTCCGCTGGCGTCCCTGCCATCGCCAGGAACAGCGTGTCGCTGTCGCCACACTGGTACAGGAGCTGGCCCAGGAACACGTACTCGTCGGTCACGAACAACCGTTGGCCGCCGTCAGCACACTGCTCACCGACCTCGAGTTCCTCGAGATACTGGTCGAGGGCGTCTCCGAGGTCGGACCCCAACTCCGTCGTCGTGTATACCTCGATACCGGGCACGTCCCAGCTGGAGATGAACGCGTCGAGATCCGGCGCGGCCCAGATCGAGGGGCCGATGCTGGCCGGCGTGGTGTCGACGTCGCTCCAGGCGGCTGGAATCGTGACCTCGATGGTTCCGGTGTCGTCGGTGACCGTCTGCTGGTCATCGTACTCCTGATCGTCGGCGTGCTCTCTGTCCTGTTCGCGCTCTCGGTCAGATTGCCCGTGTTCGCCGTGTGAGCCGCCGGCAGGCCACTCGTGATCGCGCTGTGCGACCGCTGTCTGGACTGCCGCGAGTGTCCCCAGTCCCGTCAGCGCGGTGCTCCCCGCAACGAGGACTGATCGTCGATCGATCGTCGACTGTGACGAGTCGGTGTCATCGCTCATGCACCACATCGCACACCAGCAGGGGTAAGAAAGCCAATTCACGACCGGAGAGAAGATCAGATCTCGAGTAATATGAGAGCGCGTGACGAAGCGACGCCGTCCGCAACCAGCTTCCGGCATTCCGGTTCAGTTCGGGTCGACGATGTCCGCCTCCGTCGGTCCCTGTCCGTCGAACTCTTCGACGAACGCATCGAGCCTCTCGGGGTCCGACGCGCCCGGGAGGTCGGTCTCCGCCGTGCGACAGTCGATGTCGACGCCGAGTCGGTCACAGACCAGATCGGCCGTCGCCTCGGCCATCGCCCGGTAGGTCGTCAGTTTCCCGCCGACGATGCTACAGCAGTTCTCGACGCCCTCGTCGGCGTGCTCGAGCAAGTGAAATCCTCTCGAGATGCCGCGCCCGCCGTGGGCGGCTTCCTCGGGTTCGTACAGCGGTCGCACGCCCCACCACGTCCGGACGTGCTCGGCGTCGGCGACCGGCGGGAGCATCGCCGCACACTCGTCGATCGTCCGCTCGAGTTCCCAGTCGGCCCGCTCGTAGTCGTCCGGATCGTCGACCGGGACGCTCGTCGTCCCCAGGACGACCTGCCCGTCGTGTGGCACGACGATATCGCCGTCGTCGGGGTCGCGACAGCGATTGAGCACTGGCTCGAGGCCATCGTATTCGACCGAGATCATGACACCACGGGTCGGACGCATCTCGACAGTAACTCCCGCCATCGCGGCGACGTGGCCGGCATGAGGGCCAGCCGCGTTCACGACGTAGCGCGGGTGGATCGTCTCGTCTGCGTCGCCACCGAGCGTGACGCTCGTCACTCGCCCGCGGTCGACGGTCATCGACGTAACCGGCGCATGCGTATGGATGTGAGCGCCGTGCTCGCGGGCGTCGACCGCGTTGGCGGCAACCAGACGGGACGGAACGACGACGCCGTCCGGGACCCACATCGCCCGTTCGACGTCGGCTGTGAGGTTCGGGACTGCCTCGCGAGCGGTCGCGCCGTCGATCACGTCGGTCGGAATTCCCACGTCGTCGCAGGCGGCGCGCTTTGCGTCGAAGTACGCCGGGTCGTCGCCGGCGAGTTGGACGAACAGACCTCGCGTTTCCCGGATACACTCTCCGGCGATCCTACGGAGGATGCGGTTTTCCTCGAGACACTCCCTGGCCTCCGGGCCGTCGGCCTCGGCGTAGCGAGCGCCGCTGTGGAGCAAGCCGTGCGAGCGGCCCGAGGTGCCGGCTGCGAGTCCGTCTCGTTCGACGAGCGTGACGTCGACGCCCCGCAGTGCGAGGTCTCTGGCGATTCCCGTTCCGGTCGCGCCGCCGCCGATAACGAGGACGTCCGGGTGACTCTCCATATGTGCTTGTTTGACTCGAGACGGAGATACCTTTCACTGCTCAGTGAGAAACGGTGTCGCTGTCGAAAAAGAGACCACACGGAACTCTGGTTATGGACTGTAGTCCGGCGACTGCGTCTCGATCGTCTCGGCGACGTTCTCGAGTTGCTCGCCGATAACCGCGACCAGATCGTCTAGCGTGGCGATGCCCGCCAGTTCGCCGTTGTCGTCGACGATCGGGAAACGCCGGACGTTGTGCTCTTCGATCGCCTCCGAAATGGCGAGGGACCCGTCGTCTTCGTGGAGTGTCGCTGGGTCCTCGGTCATTATGTCCTCGATCGACGCCGAGCCAACGTCGTCTTGCTTGTGGATCGTGAGCGCGGCATCCCGGTCGGTGAGCATCCCGACGGGTTCGTTGTTCTCGGTTACGACGAGTGCGCCGACGTTTTCTTCGTCCAGCGTCTCGGTGGCGTCCTCGAGATCGCTGTCTGGACTGATCGTTACGACGTTTTCTGGGCCGAGTTTGCCAACAGACATGGTCGCACCAATCGACGACGAGGCCGGTATTCAAGCTGGACCTTTCGAGTGAACGCAGGTCAGCAGGGGTCGCGAGTCACAGCGGTCCACGCCACGCCGCGCGATCGTCCTGATCCGAGTCAGTCGTTGACGACGGCGTTCTCAGCGAACTTCTCACGGACCTTCTCGACTTTCGGCGCGGCGTGCATCCGACAGTAGGCGTCGTTCGGATTCTTTTCGAAGTAGTTCTGGTGGTACTCCTCGGCCTCGTAGAAGGTATCCAGCGGCTCGATCTCGGTTACGATCCCGTCGTAGATTCCTTCCTGTTCCAGTTCCGCAGCGAACGCCTCGGCGGTCTCGAGTTGCGCGTCGCTGTGTGCGTAGATCGCCGACCGGTACTGTGAGCCGACGTCCGGCCCCTCGCGGTCTTTCGTCGTCGGGTCGTGGATCGTAAAGAAGACCTCGAGTAAGTCCTCGTAGGCGATTTCGTCGGGGTCGTACTCGAGTTGGACGACCTCTGCGTGGCCAGTCTGGCCGGAACAGACCTCCCGGTAACCTGGATCCTCGGTGTGACCGCCGGCATAGCCCGAGATCACCGATTCGACGCCCTCGAGTTCCTCGAAGGCCGCTTCAACACACCAGAAACACCCGCCGCCGAACGTAGCTCGTTCCATACCCGAGACGAGGGCGTGCGCGAGGAAAGATGTGACGGGGGCCGGCATCGCAGTCGCGGTCGAACGTTGGGCAGTCGAACCGTCACCGTGTCCGAAAGGATTTGACGGTGGCCGTCGAACGCCGGGGTATGTCTTGGGACACAGTCCGACTCGAGTGGGACGGAGACGTTGCAACGCTGACCGTCGATCGACCCGATGCGCTGAACGCGCTGAACATCGAGACGATCGAAGCGATGGGTGAAGCGCTCGAGGAAGCCGCCGAGGAGGGTGCTCGCGCGCTCGTCCTGACGGGGGCCGGGGACGCGTTCATCGCCGGTGCCGACATCAAGTATATGCAGGACCTCTCTACGGAAGAGGGCGAACAGTGGGGCGCGCTCGGCCACGACGTCGCCGACGCGCTCGAGGCGTTCCCCGCGCCGACGATCGCCGCGATCAACGGCTATGCCTTCGGTGGCGGCTGTGAGATGGCGATGGCCTGCGATATGCGAGTCGCAGCCGAGTCGGCACTGATCGGCAACACCGAGATCGATCTCGGGATCATCCCCGGCTGGGGCGGTACCCAGCGACTGCCGCGACTGGTCGGCGACGAGACCGCGCGTCGGATGCTCTTCCTCGGTGAACGGCTCGATGCCGAGTCGGCTGCCGAGGTGGGGCTCGTCGGTGAGGTCGTCGCCGACGACGAACTCGAGGACGTCGTCACCGAACTAGCCGAGCGACTCGCCGCGAAGCCATCCTTTGCGATGCAGACGATCAAACAGGCGATTAACCAAACGCACGAGGGGTCACAGGAGAGCGGCCTCGCATACGAGAAACGTGCCTTCGGAAGTCTCTTCGGGACGCCTGACCAGCGCGAAGGGATGGCGGCATTCGTCGAAGACCGAGAACCAGATTTCGAATAGCGCTTCTACCGGTCGGCGACGCGCCAAGTCAGGACCACGCCGTCGTCGAGTCGGTCGACCGATTCGAGCTCGAGCGATGGAAAGTCCGCGACGAACCCCTCGCCGTCGGCCAG from Natrinema sp. HArc-T2 includes the following:
- a CDS encoding DNA-3-methyladenine glycosylase → METGTILIDELAGGFDLYRTLESGQSYLWRRSDGEMYGGTPAPDAWYTTVVGSNDTGDGDVIRVRARDDRLEWESTTDAEPTVRQLLRLDDDLEEIVAAGPDDPLLREAYEAHRGMRLVADPAFGCLISFICSAQMRVGRIHTMVTTLAREYGSTVVFDGETYHAFPTPEQLATATEAELRDLGLGYRAPYVVRTAEMVAHGEAHPEAARDLEYEDAREYLTRFVGVGDKVADCVLLFSLGFDEAVPLDTWIKSAVEEYYPECDRGSYADTSRALRDRLGGEYAGYTQTYVFHHLRTGD
- a CDS encoding acylphosphatase; the encoded protein is MAERTRAHVFVSGTVQGVYYRANTRDTAREKGVDGWVKNLDDGRVEAVFEGSKRRVESMIEWCHEGSPAAEVDAVEAEYEEPQGEDDFEIRY
- a CDS encoding enoyl-CoA hydratase/isomerase family protein, which gives rise to MSWDTVRLEWDGDVATLTVDRPDALNALNIETIEAMGEALEEAAEEGARALVLTGAGDAFIAGADIKYMQDLSTEEGEQWGALGHDVADALEAFPAPTIAAINGYAFGGGCEMAMACDMRVAAESALIGNTEIDLGIIPGWGGTQRLPRLVGDETARRMLFLGERLDAESAAEVGLVGEVVADDELEDVVTELAERLAAKPSFAMQTIKQAINQTHEGSQESGLAYEKRAFGSLFGTPDQREGMAAFVEDREPDFE
- a CDS encoding FAD-dependent oxidoreductase; protein product: MESHPDVLVIGGGATGTGIARDLALRGVDVTLVERDGLAAGTSGRSHGLLHSGARYAEADGPEARECLEENRILRRIAGECIRETRGLFVQLAGDDPAYFDAKRAACDDVGIPTDVIDGATAREAVPNLTADVERAMWVPDGVVVPSRLVAANAVDAREHGAHIHTHAPVTSMTVDRGRVTSVTLGGDADETIHPRYVVNAAGPHAGHVAAMAGVTVEMRPTRGVMISVEYDGLEPVLNRCRDPDDGDIVVPHDGQVVLGTTSVPVDDPDDYERADWELERTIDECAAMLPPVADAEHVRTWWGVRPLYEPEEAAHGGRGISRGFHLLEHADEGVENCCSIVGGKLTTYRAMAEATADLVCDRLGVDIDCRTAETDLPGASDPERLDAFVEEFDGQGPTEADIVDPN
- a CDS encoding DUF555 domain-containing protein; amino-acid sequence: MNCRVVVEAAVPVFDVETEDEAIRIAISKTGEMLNPDLNYVEINMGERTSPSGEELPPAFIAADEALVALELEMTVFNVEREEHASRIARKEIGQRLENIPLEVTAVDVIEEEETTDTEATDESTDTESTDDTEETADDDEILPEFEDLVE
- a CDS encoding UPF0058 family protein; protein product: MKKQELIHLHGLLAEVSNQCAEWEDCQIDLEEYESRGIRPTSIHKSKTDHKAAVFALAGGITKNMREGEQEAVAATAD
- a CDS encoding helix-turn-helix domain-containing protein; translated protein: MTLEASAPDETACLERVVTALDDTGCREIIAVLETPKTVPEIAAAAELPLSTTYRKLDRLTDAGLASETVGVRQGRHHKSRYVVDFDRITIGLDDEGTFRIDVDRSSDQLLGSWPNAGRTL
- the msrA gene encoding peptide-methionine (S)-S-oxide reductase MsrA → MERATFGGGCFWCVEAAFEELEGVESVISGYAGGHTEDPGYREVCSGQTGHAEVVQLEYDPDEIAYEDLLEVFFTIHDPTTKDREGPDVGSQYRSAIYAHSDAQLETAEAFAAELEQEGIYDGIVTEIEPLDTFYEAEEYHQNYFEKNPNDAYCRMHAAPKVEKVREKFAENAVVND
- a CDS encoding cob(I)yrinic acid a,c-diamide adenosyltransferase, translated to MSDDRTADADAPIEHTPGQGRTPEAERIEPAAPEEFGLVQVWWGDGKGKTTATLGMGVRAAGHGYRVHMLQFMKGGASSVDAVRGEYNAIAALPGISYENLGHYGWHGMADGSDEADHEAEAQAGLERAHELLEAADEAALEEPIALDAEPEAGMHMLILDEVLYAADRGLLSEDDVHGLIDAKPDSLELVLSGSHTEPSYLAERADLITNVRKVKHPIDDGQRARRGTEF
- a CDS encoding CBS domain-containing protein → MSVGKLGPENVVTISPDSDLEDATETLDEENVGALVVTENNEPVGMLTDRDAALTIHKQDDVGSASIEDIMTEDPATLHEDDGSLAISEAIEEHNVRRFPIVDDNGELAGIATLDDLVAVIGEQLENVAETIETQSPDYSP
- a CDS encoding DUF3784 domain-containing protein, producing MATASVVTLLATAGFVGILGVLIKYAGMVQLIAGYDPDRVTDEEGLAAFVGTNVLYVAALLLLVAVVEATAPDRADPVWIAFVAGVGLLTIRMIRGARRYEKDE